AATTTTTCATTTTCTTCCTTCTTTTTAAATATAAAATAAGTTATAATCTATTCAACATAATTTATTTTATCATATATTTTTAAAAGGAGTGATGTTTTTGGATAATTTAAAAGGAAAAAGAAAATTTTATGCCTATGAACTTTCTATTTTGTTAATTATTGTTTTTTTTGCATTTTTTTTAACTTACGTTCATTTCACATATAATGAAAATGTCTTATTAGGTCTGAGAAGAATTATGGAATCTCAATCCATTTTGATTACTGATTTTCTTGTAGTAGGTGGTATTGGAGGGGGGTTTTTAAATGCTTTTTTGATTTTATTTCTTAATTTTTCTATTATTAAAATTTTAAAAATAGAGATTTCTGGAATTGTTCTAGCTTCTTTATTCACTGTTTTTGGGTTTTCTTTTTTTGGAAAAAATATTCTAAATATTTTGCCAATATACATTGGAGGAATTATCTATAGTAAATACGAAGGAATTCCCTTTAGAGATATTTTTATACGTATTTCTTTTGCTACTGCTCTAGCACCTTTTATCAGTGAAATTGCATTTAGCACCAATTCTTTTGAATTTTCTTATATCAATGGAATTATGTTTGGAATTTTTATTGGTTTCATAATTAGTCCATTAGCTAAAAAAATGAAATCTTTTCATGAAGGATATAACCTTTATAATATGGGATTTACTGCTGGTATTTTAGGAACCATCTTAAATAGTATTTTAAAATCCTATGGTTTTAATGTTGCCTCTAGAAAAATACTTTCAACAGAATATGATTTCACAATAAAGTTAATTTGTTGTTTTATTTTTTTTATTTTTCTAATTATTGGATTTTTTATAAATGACTATTCTCTTAAAGGATATAAAGAATTAGTCAAAGATCCTGGTCTTGAAGCCGATTTTATAAATAATTATGGTTATGGATTGACATTTTTAAATATGGGGATTATGGGATTTATTTCCCTTGGATTTGTTATGATATTTAGTGAACCTTTAAATGGCCCAATGCTAGCTGGAATATTTACTATTGTAGGTTTTTCAGCTCATGGAAAAACTTACATGAACACTATTCCTATTTTAATTGGAGTTAGCTTAGCTGGTCTAACTGGTACTAATTTTAATTCTTTCACTATAGTTCTTTCTGGACTATTTGGAACTTCTCTTGCGCCTATTTCAGGGGTTTTTGGAATTTTCTGGGGTATTGTTGCTGGTTGGTTGCACCTTACTGTTGTAACAACTATAGGGACTATCCACGGGGGTCTAAATTTATATAACAATGGATTTTCTGCTGGTATTGTTGCTGGGTTCTTACTACCTATATTAAGAACTTTAAATGAACGAGCTGCAAAAAAAGAATTGAAATTTTTCAAAAAAAGAAAAGAAATAATAAAATTAATACATAGCAAAAAAGTCAAGCCAAATGAATTTAAAAATATAGAAGATAAATTGTAAAAAAATAACCTCTATATAGGTTAATTATCCTATATAGAGGTCTCAGATTCTTATATTTTATCTATTCCCAATGTAGCTATTCCATTCAAAGTTAAATCAATTTCTTTTTTATATCCATTCTTTATTTTATAGTAAGCAGCTAAAGATATCATAGCTCCATTATCTGTGCATAATTTCATAGAAGGATAAAAAACTTTTATTCCTTTTTTTTCGCCTTGTTCTTTTAAATTCTTTCTTAACAAAGAATTAGCTGCAACTCCACCTGCTATTATTATATTATTAACTGGATATTCATCATAAGCTTTTAATACTTTATCACATAAAATATCTACAACTTTTTGTTGAAAGGAAGCTGCTAAGTCTTCTGGTTTAAAATATTCTTTTTTCATATTCATCTTATTTACATAATTTATAACAGATGTTTTTATTCCAGAAAAACTAAAATTATATTCTCCTACTTTTGGAGTTGTAATTTTTAGGAATTTAGGATCTCCTTCATAATACATTTTATCTATAACTGGCCCTCCAGGATATCCTATACCTAAAACTCTAGCCACTTTGTCATAAGTTTCTCCAACTGCATCATCCAATGTTCCACCTAAATTTTTGAAATTAGAATCCTTATCTATATATATTATGTTAGTGTGCCCTCCTGAAACTACAAGAGCAATACAAGGTAATTCAACTTCGTTTTCTATAAAATTAGCGTATATATGCCCTCTTATATGATGCACAGGGATCAAAGGAATATTTTTACCATAAGCTAATCCCTTAGCAAATGAAACTCCAACAAGTAGAGCTCCTATCAATCCAGGGGCATATGTCACTCCAATGTAATCTATGTCATCTAAAGTAACCTTGGCTTCTTCTAAACTTTCTTGTAATATTGCTGCTATATTTTTTATATGTTGTCTTGAAGCTATTTCAGGAACAACTCCACCATATTGTTTATGGATCTCTATCTGAGATGATATTTTATTTGATAAAATTTCCTTTCCATCTTTAACTATGGCTATTGATGTTTCATCACAAGATGATTCTATTCCCAATATTAACATTTATCCTCCCTAATTTTTAAAACTATGTATTGGAGCTGGTACTCTTCCTCCTCTATTGATAAACTTTTCACAACTAAATTTATTTACCAAAATTATTGGAGCGTAACCTAGTAGCCCTCCAAATTCCACATATTCCCCCACATCTTTTCCTATAACTGGAATTAATCTAGCTGCTGTTGTCTTATTATTTATCATTCCTATTGCTGCCTCATCTGCTATTATTCCTGATATTGTAGATGCTGATGTATTTCCTGGAATAGCTATCATATCTAAACCAACAGAACATACACAAGTCATTGCTTCTAATTTTTCCAATGTTAAAGCTCCCAATTCAACAGCTTTTATCATGGCGTGATCTTCACTAACTGGAATAAAAGCTCCACTTAATCCCCCAACATA
This genomic stretch from Fusobacterium sp. IOR10 harbors:
- the tsaD gene encoding tRNA (adenosine(37)-N6)-threonylcarbamoyltransferase complex transferase subunit TsaD, encoding MLILGIESSCDETSIAIVKDGKEILSNKISSQIEIHKQYGGVVPEIASRQHIKNIAAILQESLEEAKVTLDDIDYIGVTYAPGLIGALLVGVSFAKGLAYGKNIPLIPVHHIRGHIYANFIENEVELPCIALVVSGGHTNIIYIDKDSNFKNLGGTLDDAVGETYDKVARVLGIGYPGGPVIDKMYYEGDPKFLKITTPKVGEYNFSFSGIKTSVINYVNKMNMKKEYFKPEDLAASFQQKVVDILCDKVLKAYDEYPVNNIIIAGGVAANSLLRKNLKEQGEKKGIKVFYPSMKLCTDNGAMISLAAYYKIKNGYKKEIDLTLNGIATLGIDKI
- a CDS encoding DUF1576 domain-containing protein; this translates as MDNLKGKRKFYAYELSILLIIVFFAFFLTYVHFTYNENVLLGLRRIMESQSILITDFLVVGGIGGGFLNAFLILFLNFSIIKILKIEISGIVLASLFTVFGFSFFGKNILNILPIYIGGIIYSKYEGIPFRDIFIRISFATALAPFISEIAFSTNSFEFSYINGIMFGIFIGFIISPLAKKMKSFHEGYNLYNMGFTAGILGTILNSILKSYGFNVASRKILSTEYDFTIKLICCFIFFIFLIIGFFINDYSLKGYKELVKDPGLEADFINNYGYGLTFLNMGIMGFISLGFVMIFSEPLNGPMLAGIFTIVGFSAHGKTYMNTIPILIGVSLAGLTGTNFNSFTIVLSGLFGTSLAPISGVFGIFWGIVAGWLHLTVVTTIGTIHGGLNLYNNGFSAGIVAGFLLPILRTLNERAAKKELKFFKKRKEIIKLIHSKKVKPNEFKNIEDKL